The window TCAAATCTTTTTTCTCATGCACATTACAGGACAAAATGTAGGAAAAGTAAACTTTCTTCCACTTACCTGCACAATTCGTTCTCTTCACACATGTGAATTACATTTAGACATGATGGGGTAGGAACTGCTGTCACTGCACAGGACTTGCCATGAAGAAGTTCTTTAGCTCTGTGGCAAGATTCATCAGGCTGGATACAATCACAAAAGGTCATGGTTTGGGCAACTTCAGAAGGCATGTTTTGATAGAAGAACCTTATGGCTGCTTGACATTCTTTTatgttgcattttttatttaCCGAGCAAACCTTTAGGTATAGGGACAACTGTTTGTTACATACTTCGTCTTCAACACACTCTTTGTTCACATCCAAACAGGTTCTGTTTGCTCTGTATTCTAAAAagaataatgatttttaaaatgtaatcgtAAGAAAGCCTATCTCAAGTGATGACAGGTAGTTGTTTTGCCTTCAATATTCCCATTAAAGATAAATTTGATTCCCCAAAACTCTGATCCACCTTTTCCAACATTGCCCGTTAAAGCCCGCTGCACATTCTTCAAAATTCTCCCTTCTTGGGCCTCATAAACAACCCTCCTGCAGGTTTCTGTCTTTGACAGGTAAATGGAGAGAAGAAAGTGAAAAGTGACAAGGAGAAGGTTCCTTTGTTGTAATGATTTCTGGAATGCTAGTGGCTAGTGGATACTTTTAACTGCTGAAATCTCCAAAATTCAATCTTAAATTACGCTCCACAATAACTAACAAAGAAGATAACATAAATGACATTTCTGTGTTCTTAAAGCTAGTTCAGGTACTTCTATGCTGTAAACCTTCCAGAAAGACCTAGGTAATTTGGACCTTAAACTGGGGTAAAGTTTTGCCTCTCTAAATCTACCAGGATCAGGACCGTTACCTATCAGTTCTAGGATTCTTATATATGCAGAAgcttaactgaaaatattttgggaTCTGTTGATTCCCTGTTCTTTAGTAATTTGACTTAAAACTATTCACTTTAATCTGGATGGAGATACATTTTTCATTATCTTAAAACAGAGCTAAAATAAGTTATTAGGATTCATAAATAAATTCAGAATTACCTTGCTTGGAGAGGGCAGATAAATTCCACTGTAATTTTGCTTCCATACTAACattatctagaaaaaaaaaatatgggtaTAGGCATAAGCAGCAATGATAAATCATGTCTTACCTTAGTTCTGAACTTTAAAGTACTGGCTGTGATGCTGGCATAGAGTCAGtagtaaaaataaacaagaataaaACAAATTAGCTTGACAGGTAGAAACTGTCAGCTTGTTCATAAACTCTAAAAGTGTTGTTACATATATTCATAGATTTTGAGGTGAATGCACACAATTTCCCAATGGATGTTAATAACATTCTTTACATAATTATACATCCTATGATCTCAAGAAGTTTCTAGAGATGCTCAGCATAGTATAAAATCAGATTTCTTGTGAATAAATAAAGGCCAGAGACCTTAATATGTTCATCAATATATCCAGTTTTTAAATTTCAACCACATGTCATGATTTAAAGTCAATGCAGGCAGACAATTACTATTATTAACAAATAgttgttattgtttttattattattatttccagtTATAGCATAATACTAAGAGGCACTGATTGGGACCAGGTTGCCTCAAATTAACACTTCGaaggaaaatattatttgcaCTCAGGTTGTCATTTCACTATCAGATTATTCATTTGTATCTAAATAAAACAATTCTATTTCCAATGTCAAACTGCAAATGATCTAAAAAGCTTTTTCACAGATATGTGGATTGCATTGTATGTATGAAGGGGTTCAGAATCCTGGAATCACACTAACCTGTGTCAGTGTCCTgactttcctccccctcctcctcctcctcctcataatcatcattatcatcatcatcttcttcttcttcactaGATGCTGAAGCTTGATTCTCTTGAGAGTATTGTAAACAAGGGTTGTTAAATATTCCCTTCCATATTTTAACACATCTCTTTTGAAGTGGCTCTGAGCACTTGCACTTTCCCAGCACTGTTTTCCTCAGCTCTTTCCATGCTGACAAACACTGCTGTGTGGCCATCTGGAGCCTGCATTTCGCCACTTCTGCCTGGCAAACTCGCTGGAAGTTCTTAAATGCTAAAAAACAGTAAGGGTCCTCCCGGCAGCTTTGCTTTGCAGTACTGCAGTCAGTCTCTAATTCATCTGGGTGTTTTTGGTCTTTGGGAGTTCTGTGTTGCCTGAAACTCAGTTCAGTATCTGATCTTGAGGAAGTATCCAAATATTCTGTACAAATAGGCGTAAACAGAGATAAAAGTAAAATGGAAGACTAAACGTCATCACTCTCTCCTGGTCACCGCGAAACAAATTTAGGAAAAGAATAACTGTCTTAAtgcaataaaattaattaaacagCCATAACTATGCCATGACTAAATTCAGTGTTATGCACATACATCATTATTTCAGATTCTTGCAGAGTAATGAATCTTTCTCATGCTTACTGTGCCCTAGTGTCTGCATCATACCGTCTAGCTTAGCAATTCAGCTGCTAACCATAAAATGAGAAACCCTTACTGAAATTACTGCATAAAGAGATTCATCTCACATAATTCTAGCCACCTACAAATTGGACGTATCATGGACTATCTTCTAGATTCAATCTATAATCTTCAAGGAGAAAAAGGCAATTCCAGAGGATGGTTCATTACTTAAAATACATGCTTAATATGGACAGGGAGAATTACTCCTGAAAGTATCTACCAACACTACAAGCTATGAAATATTCTTCATTCATAGGCAAACCCAGTAATGGTGCAATTTAATTCAACATTTTTGTTATACTGGCAAGAAATGCAATCATGCTTAatcaacaaaaatataaaattacttcCATTTGCTAGAAGCAAAAGCAACCGGTTTGATGACATTGACATCAGGCTTTAGATACCCATTATTCTTGTCTGGGGCAAGGAGTTTCAGAAGAGGATGCTATTATTTCCTCTGCAATAAAGCCATATATTTTACTACTTGACGACATACACTGACTGATGCCTGCGTGGAAAGATGGCTCAGAGTGGAGAATCAGTCTCTGTGCTCACTTTCCAGACTCTCATTCACTGGCTGATTTTACCTCTCTTATGTCATATTCTCTAATCATTACTCAAGGAGACACTGGATCAGAAACTAAAAGCCTTTCTGAGTAGTACTTATTTGTAGAAATAAGCTTTCTCAAGAGAAAAAAGTTCTCATAATTAAATAAGAAAGGGGTCTGGGCCCAGTGACTataatggaattaaaaaaaaaaaagactgtattttATGTAGTAAGTACAGCTGTATAAAGGCAGTAATAGTATTTCCCACATTCATTAACCTTTAGTAGATATAGCGAATATGCTCCTGTAACACAGTGTGACACAGTTACAGAGCTGTACAGCCCCATTTACTCACACTCTCATTCACAAGGTGAAGACTGTGCATGTCTCTATACACAGCATATACTCAAAGGTGCTTACGTTTCCTTGGGCAAGTAGCCCTTAACACTCATAATATTTTCACTCTTGCTTTCCATTGAATTGAGCAAGAGCTTTGTA is drawn from Apteryx mantelli isolate bAptMan1 chromosome 3, bAptMan1.hap1, whole genome shotgun sequence and contains these coding sequences:
- the GFRAL gene encoding GDNF family receptor alpha-like isoform X2, with translation MAALLGLVLLIYFTSISAAQTTDCEHLREQCINAANGCEGVWNVMEDVCNISGNRCKAEDAVGCNRIIQVLADEYPVFKNCVCTTDGFCSITTLLEKQCSINKEYLDTSSRSDTELSFRQHRTPKDQKHPDELETDCSTAKQSCREDPYCFLAFKNFQRVCQAEVAKCRLQMATQQCLSAWKELRKTVLGKCKCSEPLQKRCVKIWKGIFNNPCLQYSQENQASASSEEEEDDDDNDDYEEEEEEGEESQDTDTDNVSMEAKLQWNLSALSKQEYRANRTCLDVNKECVEDEVCNKQLSLYLKVCSVNKKCNIKECQAAIRFFYQNMPSEVAQTMTFCDCIQPDESCHRAKELLHGKSCAVTAVPTPSCLNVIHMCEENELCRKKYKTFLSKCWRHVTKKCYDDEACLETLIKDDIPCSANTDCKAAYISTWGTMLRVECTCHNSPSLEQSLCKLFHHMLHSKSCFSELRQISIKKKDFHWVNTEIPGEKLSRAQLHFSSINVLLMFCAIEVATTKLGSTSKRPEKGIVSLSI
- the GFRAL gene encoding GDNF family receptor alpha-like isoform X1; this encodes MAALLGLVLLIYFTSISAAQTTDCEHLREQCINAANGCEGVWNVMEDVCNISGNRCKAEDAVGCNRIIQVLADEYPVFKNCVCTTDGFCSITTLLEKQCSINKEYLDTSSRSDTELSFRQHRTPKDQKHPDELETDCSTAKQSCREDPYCFLAFKNFQRVCQAEVAKCRLQMATQQCLSAWKELRKTVLGKCKCSEPLQKRCVKIWKGIFNNPCLQYSQENQASASSEEEEDDDDNDDYEEEEEEGEESQDTDTDNVSMEAKLQWNLSALSKQEYRANRTCLDVNKECVEDEVCNKQLSLYLKVCSVNKKCNIKECQAAIRFFYQNMPSEVAQTMTFCDCIQPDESCHRAKELLHGKSCAVTAVPTPSCLNVIHMCEENELCRKKYKTFLSKCWRHVTKKCYDDEACLETLIKDDIPCSANTDCKAAYISTWGTMLRVECTCHNSPSLEQSLCKLFHHMLHSKSCFSELRQISIKKKDFHWVNTEIPGEKLSRAQLHFSSINGEAVYIIAYSSCIVLILGIVLLTLLKIRACRTKYESRSPSPDHSSETFMVHYKSHR
- the GFRAL gene encoding GDNF family receptor alpha-like isoform X3, whose translation is MAALLGLVLLIYFTSISAAQTTDCEHLREQCINAANGCEGVWNVMEDVCNISGNRCKAEDAVGCNRIIQVLADEYPVFKNCVCTTDGFCSITTLLEKQCSINKEYLDTSSRSDTELSFRQHRTPKDQKHPDELETDCSTAKQSCREDPYCFLAFKNFQRVCQAEVAKCRLQMATQQCLSAWKELRKTVLGKCKCSEPLQKRCVKIWKGIFNNPCLQYSQENQASASSEEEEDDDDNDDYEEEEEEGEESQDTDTDNVSMEAKLQWNLSALSKQEYRANRTCLDVNKECVEDEVCNKQLSLYLKVCSVNKKCNIKECQAAIRFFYQNMPSEVAQTMTFCDCIQPDESCHRAKELLHGKSCAVTAVPTPSCLNVIHMCEENELCRKKYKTFLSKCWRHVTKKCYDDEACLETLIKDDIPCSANTDCKAAYISTWGTMLRVECTCHNSPSLEQSLCKLFHHMLHSKSCFSELRQISIKKKDFHWVNTEIPGEKLSRAQLHFSSINEVATTKLGSTSKRPEKGIVSLSI